CGTCGTCGAGCGAGATGCCCAGCACGACGAAGCCCTTCTTCTTGTTGGCGTTGTAGAGGCTCTCGAGGGACGGCATTTCGTGAATGCAGGGCGGGCACCAGGTGGCCCAGAAGTTGACCATCACGACCTTGCCCTTGAACTGCGAGAGCTTCACGGTCTTGCCCTGGAGGTCCTTCAGGGCGAAATCCGGCGCCTTGACTTCCGCCGCCGCTCGCGCGGTGCCCGCGGGCGCCGCCAGAGCCGCGCCGATCAAGGCAAGGGGCACCAAGACGCGCTTCATGAAGTTCCTCCTGTCGGAAACACCAGTGTAACTTACTCCCTGGCCAGGGCGGCGAGTTCCCTGGTGAGGACGGCGCGCAGGGCCGTGGGGTTTCGAGCCGGCCAGCCGACGAAGCGCTCGAGCACGACTCCCCGCGCCGACAGGAGGTAGAGCACGGGCAGCGCCGGCGCCCCGCCCAGTGCCTCGATGCGCGGTGAGTCCGCGGCAGAATCCAGATCCAGGGCGATCAGGCGCACCTTGCCGGCCAGCGCGGATCCCGTGGCCAGCAGTTCCTCGACGATGCGCTTCTCCAGGACGGCCGGCCGGCTGAACTCCGCCCAGATCAGCACCGCCGCCGGCCGGTCGCCGGCGAACTCGGCCACCCGATCGCCCGGCGCGGCCGGCAGCCGGACGGGTACGGGAGTGGCCGCGGCCGCGGGCGCCGGCGGGGTCGCGGCGAAACCGCTCGAAGGCGCCCAGCCCCACAAGACGAGGCTCCCGACCGCTACGGCCGGGAGCCTCGCCAGAGCCTTCCTACTCGCCAAAGGCGAACTTGAAGAACGTCTTGCCCATGACGACCTCGTCCTGGTCCTTGAGGATCTGCGGGCTGCCGGGCAGCAGGCGCGGGCCGCGGTTGCAGTACGTGCCGTTGAGGGAGCCGAGATCCTCGATGTAGTACTCGCCGTCCTGGACGAAGATGCGGGCGTGCTTGCGTGAGATCTTGGCCTCGGGGTCGTCGGAGGTGAGGTCGACCTCGGGGAACGCGCCGCCGTCGGGATCCCAGCGGCCGATGTGGGTCTCGGCGTTGGTCTCGAGGGGGAATTCCTTGCCGACCGTCCCGCCGCGGGTGATGATCAGCTTGCCCGGCCGCGCCGCAATGCCGCCCGACTCGCGGGGCTTCTCGGCCGTCGCGACCGTGGCCGACGCCTCGAGATTTGCGCCGCATTCGTCGCAGATCTTCAGTCCATCTGGATTCTCGTGGCCGTTAGGGCACTTGAGCATACCCGGCGTTCTCCTCTTCTACGTGTACTCGGCCATTTGGACCAGTACGACGGTGATGTTGTCCTCGCCGCCCCGCTGGTTGGCCAGATTGACCAGGCGCTGCGCTGCCTGATGCGGATCCGTGCTCTGGAGGATGATTGACTGTAGCTCCTCGTCCACGACGTGTCCAGTCAGGCCGTCGCTGCACAGGAGCAGCCAGTCGCCTATCTTCAGGGGCCTCTGGTAGAGGTCCACCTCGACATTGGGATACGTCCCCAGGCTCCGGTAGATCAGGTTGCGCTGGGGATGCTTCGCGGCCTGCTCGGGCGTGATCTGGCCTATCTCGACCAGGCGACCGACCAGGCTGTGGTCCCGCGAGACCTTGTCGATGCCCTCGCGGTTGATGATGTAGCAGCGCGAGTCGCCGACGTGGGCGACGAAGACGTTCTGGCCGAAGATGAGCGCCGCGGTGACGGTCGTGCCCATCCCGGACAGTTCGGCGTTGTAGCGGCCCGTCTCGTAGACCCGCGTGTTGGCGTTCTTCACCGCCTGCTGCAGATGGTTGCGGATCTCGCCCGCCGGATCCTCGACGCCTTCGCCCAGGTTCGCGAGCGAGTTCTGCACGTAGCTGGTGACCTCGTCGACGGTGAGCGCCGAGGCTATCTCGCCCGCGTTGACGCCGCCCATCCCGTCGGCGCAGACGTACAGGCCGAGCCCGCTGCGATGGCTCTGGGTGGTGAACGCCAGCTCGAACATCGCGAGCGAATCCTCGTTGACCTTGCGCACCATGCCGACGTCGGAGC
The window above is part of the Candidatus Tanganyikabacteria bacterium genome. Proteins encoded here:
- a CDS encoding TlpA family protein disulfide reductase; amino-acid sequence: MKRVLVPLALIGAALAAPAGTARAAAEVKAPDFALKDLQGKTVKLSQFKGKVVMVNFWATWCPPCIHEMPSLESLYNANKKKGFVVLGISLDDEPQKEVPQFLAKFKKDKGVKITYPLLVGDEKVGDSYGGIRGIPTTFLVDRKGNIAKKYIGPPSRDAEGIEKAFGEAVDKLL
- a CDS encoding FHA domain-containing protein; translation: MLKCPNGHENPDGLKICDECGANLEASATVATAEKPRESGGIAARPGKLIITRGGTVGKEFPLETNAETHIGRWDPDGGAFPEVDLTSDDPEAKISRKHARIFVQDGEYYIEDLGSLNGTYCNRGPRLLPGSPQILKDQDEVVMGKTFFKFAFGE